DNA sequence from the Prochlorothrix hollandica PCC 9006 = CALU 1027 genome:
GCCCAGCCACAATCCGGTGCCCGGTCGCTTTGTGCCCCACTCCCGTCGCGAGCTGTGGTACGCTATGCCGGAACAAAAAACCAGCCCCCCCCCGTCCCGGGATTCGGAGTAGTTCCCCAGTACCCCCCATGCCCCCAGTCCCCCCCTTGCCTCAAGTACCCCCCTTGGAGCAGGTCGATCGCCGAGGTCTCCCCACCGCTGCCCAGGTCTGCCTCAGCACCTTTATGATCCTGGGTCTTGTGGCCATCCTTAACCACGCCCTCTGGCGCGACGAGATGCAGGCGTGGCTCCTCGCCAGAGATAGCGATTCCCTAGCTGAATTTTGGCTTAATATGGCCGCTGAAGGCCATCCCGCCCTGTGGCATAGCCTCCTAGCCCTGCTGCAATGGGTGGGGACCCAGCCCCTCGGAATGCAACTCATGCACTGGGGCTTTGGCAGTCTCAGCCTCTGGATCTTCTGGCGCTTTAGCCCTTTTCCAACACGGGCCAAGATCCTTTTCACCTTTGGCTACTTTCCCTTTTACGAATACTTTATTTTTAGCCGAAATTACGTTCTTGCGGAGTTATTCACCTTCCTTGCCTGTGCTTGCTACCCCCTCCGCCGCAAAAAACCCTGGCTCCTGGCCCTCAGCCTCGCTTTCCTCGCCAATACCCACGCCTTTGCCCTATTTTTAGTCCTGGGCTTCCTGGTTCTCCTGGTCTGGGACTGGGGGTTGGCTCCCGCACTGCGCCGGGGTGATGGGGATGGCCTGGGCCGCTGGACACGGCTGGGTAGCCTCGGCCTAGTGGTTCTGGGGTTCGCCTGGGGAGCCTATAGTGTCAGCCGTGCCAGCCAGGGTTTGGGAGGTGATGGGGGAGCTGGGATCGATGTACAGGAGGGGTTGCGGGTGCTCAGCCGGGTGCTGGGCGGGTACACGCTGCTGATTCCCAGTCGCCGCTGGCCGGATCTGCTGCTCTGTGGGGGTATTTCCCTGGGGTTGCTGGGGGCAACGGCGCTCTATGTGCGGCGTGTGCAGCCCGCCCTGATTTTTTACCTTGTTGCCACCCTTTCCCTCCTGGCCTTTAACTATGGCATCTATCTGGGGGGGCGGCGGCATTGGGGGTTTTATTACCTGATTCTGGTGGCGGGCCTGTGGCTTTTTGGGCGAGGGGTCACCCCGCAGGCCATACCAGAGGCCATACCAGAGGCCATACCAGAGGCCATACCAGAGGCCACGCTAGCATTCGCCCAGCCGGAACAGACCGGCGATCGCGGGATTGGGACAGCAAGACTCTCTCCATCGCCCCCAGCCCTCCCGTCACCCTTGGCTGCCTGTGTGGCAGGGGTGGAAGCCCTCTATCCCCGCCTTTTTCTGCTGATTTTGATAGTTCAACTGGTTCAGGGCTGGGTTTATCTAGCCCTAGACTTCAAAACGCCCCTGTCTGCGGGCAAGGCAACGGCCCACTATATCCAAGCTCAGGGCTGGGCTGAGCAGTTTATGGTGGCGAGTGAGGATGTGTATATGTCACCGTTGGCGGGCTACCTCGATCGCCGCCTTTACTATCCTGAAATTCAAGGCCAGGGGAGCTTTACCCAATGGTGGGACCGGGTTCCCGTTGACCGACTGGAGGTGTTGCGCCAAACGGGGAGACTGCTGGAGACGGAGGTTTCTGGCCCAATTTTGTTGATTTTGCACTATTCTCTTGGGGAGTTGCTCCTGCCTGCCGGAGCCAGTGACCTCCGGATTCCGAACCTGGAGTCTCTCCTCCGCCTCACCCCCATTGCCCAATTTAACCGGGTCAATTCCCAGGAGCGGGGCGGAGATGAGCAGTACTGGCTCTATTGGGTGGCGCGGGTGGGTTCGGAGTTGGAAAGCCATGACTAGGGAACGGGTGGCGGCGTTGGGGCTGGATATTGGCCGCAAGCGGGTCGGGGTGGCGGGCTGTGATGGCTTGGGGCTGCTGGCCACGGGGCTGATGACCCTCTACCGCAAGTCCTTTGCCCAGGATTTGGCCACCCTGGGGCAAGTGGTGGCGGAACGCCAAGTGGACATTTTAGTGGTGGGTCTACCGCTGCTGGCGGATGGGAGCCTGGGCATCCAGGCCAAGGAAACTCGCAACTATGCCAAGCGCTTAGGTAAGGCGTTGGATCTGCCGATCGCCTATGTGGATGAGCGCTGTACTTCGGTGGCGGCGGAAGCATTGATCCGGGAGTCGGGCCGATCGCCGTCGGACAATAAAGGTCTCATCGATCGCAAGGCAGCGGCCATTATTCTGCAACAGTGGCTGGACGATCGATGCACATCCCCCAAGGTTTAACCGGAGTTCAGCCCATGCAAGTCGAGTGTTTCACCCTCCACGACCTGGCCCAACCCATGGATGTTTCCCTAGCCCAACTCCAGAGATCGCTGCTTCATTTTCTGCAAAATCGCACTGATTTAGTTCTCTTTGGTGCCTATGCGGTCAATGCTTGCCTCCAGCCTGAGGTCCGCATGACGGCTGATATCGACCTGCAAGCGCTAGAGGGGGAAACGTTAGTCACTGAAATTTGCGATTATCTGCATCAGGAGTTTTATATTGAAACCCGCAGCCGTCGGGTCAAAAACCATGGTGCATGGCGAATATATCAAGTCCTCAAGTCCGGTAATCGTCATCTCGTCGATGTGCGTCAGGTTGAAGTATTACCCCGCTTTGAGCGGATCAACCAAATTCAGGTACTCAGCCCGATCGCCCTCATGCAGTCCAAAATCATCAGTGCCTATGCCCGACAACATCAACCCAAGGGGTTTAGCGATTTGCGGGATCTGTACTCGTTGATGCTGACGTTTCCCCAGTTGGTGGAGCAGGTGGAGGTGGATGAAACCAATCCAGGGCTACAGGGGTTTTGGCGATCGATCCAAATCCAGGAAATCCAAGCTGCGGACGACGATGACGATTTAATCTACTGAGGTGGAGGCTGGGGCGATCGCTTCAGGTGACTGCGGGAAAGGCTACCCGTGCGTCAACTTGGCATCGATTCCGAGAGCGTCTAACAGGCTTCAGCCCATTTATTTATCACACAGGACTTCCTCCACAGTGGGTCGCTCAAATCCCGGCTCCAGAACCTCCAACTGCCCCCAAATCTCCTCCAACTTCTCCAAATCACACCCAGAGGCCGCCCCAAGCTCCGCCCGTCGCCACCACTGCGCTGACACTGCCGGTTCTGCCTCATACAACCAACCCAACGCCATCGCCGCTTCCGTCGCCACCCCTAAATCTGTTGGTAAGATTGCACTATCCCAGACTTGTCGATAGGCTGCCTCCGCCGGTAACCAGAGGTTGAGTGCCCCATACACCTCCCCCAGCCCCCACTGCCGCACGGCCACTTCCTCCGGCTCCGGCTCCCATGCTTGCAACACCTCCAGCGCCGCCGCTCCCATATCCTGCTCTAGATAGATCCGCACCTGCTCCACCGCCTCAATTCCTGCGGGTAAATCCAGATCTACCAAAGTCTCCAGATCTGGGGGCAATTCCGAGGAAACGTTAAACCCCGCGACCGTTTCCTCCGTAGAGGCCCGTCCTGTATCTGCTGCCACCTCTAAACGGTATAAAACCTGGGTCTCCAGTGGGGGAAATGCCTCCGGATAGGCAATACTCGCTGTCGGGGTGGTCACAGTCCAACTACCCTCATCAGGTAACTGCCGCAATGTCACCGTATACACTGTTGCACCCGCCACCGGGTTCCACTGCAACCGGGGTTGCTCCACGGTTACCGTCCCCTGGCGAGGCGTAATGACATAGGGAATTGCCCCATCTCGCCCCCCAGTCACGGTTGACCAACTGCCGGTAGGCCGGTGTAGGATCACTGCCCGATTACATAGCTCATTCACACTAGAAACCTGACCGGCTTCAATTGGGGTCTTGGTCTGGGGATTGCTGGGACAGCGCACAAAGGCTCGACTCCCTGGCTCTGGTTTCAACTGGTCAGTTGCATTTAAAGCACTACCATTGGGCCGTGCTGCCCAGCTCCACCCGGCGCGAAACCATCCTTCTGGCCGAACTTTAACCGTGCCTTGCTCAACCACAAGGATAGCGGGCAGGGCGATCGCTCCCGGCGCGAAAACGACCCAAAGTAATGCTGCCCAGAATAAGGCAGAAACCCCAAAACGCTTCAAAATCATGGTGAAAAATTGCTGAAAGGAACCTGAAAAGACGGAAAACTATCGAGTGTGCAGTACTGGAGGGAGAGACGGAAGTGGACCCGACGGAGCCTGGAGGCCCGACTGGGTTACAGGAGGAGAACTTGCCTCTGGGGAGGGGGGGGGGAGATGGAGCGAGGGGAGTTGCTGGAATTACAGGAGCAGCAGGCCGGAGAGAAGCAGGCCGGAAAGGAGCAGGAGAAGGATATGGAAGCGGCGGCGCTGGAACTGTTGGTGTTGGTGTGGGAGAGAGACTAGAAGTCGGAGGATCAGTTTTTCTGATCTCTTCCGCAAGGCGTTTCCCGGCTTTATAGGCCCACTCATCTGCTTTCGGCTCGGACGCATTGAAATTTTGTAAACAGAAGTTCCAAGCTTCCCGTGCAGGTTGTTCGAGGCGTTCTCGTAACTCGGCTAGCAAACAGTAGGCTGAGCTGCGTCGAGTCATGTCGGGGTTGCTGACCTGGAGATCGATCGCCCGTTGTAACTGAACCTCTGCTTCTGCATACCGTTCTTGATTAATCCGAATTTGCCCTAAATTCTTCCGTAATGCGTACTCTAATTCAGGTTCCTCCTGGGAAAGGCTCGGATCCTCTAAGGCAGTCTGTAAAAGACGAACCACAGCCTCATAATCTACAGGCTCCACAATCACCTGTCCTTGATTATTCACTCCCAACCGAGGGATTTCGGCATCCTCCATATACAGCACGGCTAAATTGTTAGACGCTGGTAAATAGCCTGCTTGCCATGCCTTCTCGTACTCTACGATCGCCCGTTCTTTTTGCTGAAAGTCATCATAAACCCGCCCCAAGTAAAACTGGGCTTCCGGCTGATCTTCTGCCAACGCCAAAGCCCGCTCCAACTGCTCCTGAGCCGTGGTCAAATTCCGGGCTTTCCAGGCTGCACGCCCCTGGTCCGTATACCACTCTGCCAATAAGGGTAACTGACTCTTAAACCCCACCAATAGCAATAAAACCAGCCAACTAGAGCCACACTTCACTTCATGCCACCAATGCTCCGCCAATCCCAGCCGTTCTAGCCCTCTCTCTAACAGTTGCCTTCCTGCATCCGTTAAGGAACTCCCCCCCAACAGGGTCAATACAGCCGGGACGATCGCCCCCAAAGACCCGAAAAGACTGGGTCCCCCTGTCAAAAAACGAGGGGCTAGGTCTGTGACCAGGGCGAGATTCCCCGTCAGTGCCACCAACGTGAGCGCACTCCAGAGCCAATCCCAACGATCGCTCGGATGCAACGGCTTCCACCACCAGGCGGCATCTGGTGGCTCTAGGGTTTGTCGCCAGGTTTTAATCTGCTGCTGTTTGCCCAGGTAGTTTTCTAGTTGGCGCAGCCGATCGTCCAGGGCGGTGACGTGTTGGATGGCATCAGTCATCTCCGGCGAGACCTGAT
Encoded proteins:
- the ruvX gene encoding Holliday junction resolvase RuvX; amino-acid sequence: MTRERVAALGLDIGRKRVGVAGCDGLGLLATGLMTLYRKSFAQDLATLGQVVAERQVDILVVGLPLLADGSLGIQAKETRNYAKRLGKALDLPIAYVDERCTSVAAEALIRESGRSPSDNKGLIDRKAAAIILQQWLDDRCTSPKV
- a CDS encoding nucleotidyl transferase AbiEii/AbiGii toxin family protein; amino-acid sequence: MQVECFTLHDLAQPMDVSLAQLQRSLLHFLQNRTDLVLFGAYAVNACLQPEVRMTADIDLQALEGETLVTEICDYLHQEFYIETRSRRVKNHGAWRIYQVLKSGNRHLVDVRQVEVLPRFERINQIQVLSPIALMQSKIISAYARQHQPKGFSDLRDLYSLMLTFPQLVEQVEVDETNPGLQGFWRSIQIQEIQAADDDDDLIY
- a CDS encoding tetratricopeptide repeat protein, whose product is MTDAIQHVTALDDRLRQLENYLGKQQQIKTWRQTLEPPDAAWWWKPLHPSDRWDWLWSALTLVALTGNLALVTDLAPRFLTGGPSLFGSLGAIVPAVLTLLGGSSLTDAGRQLLERGLERLGLAEHWWHEVKCGSSWLVLLLLVGFKSQLPLLAEWYTDQGRAAWKARNLTTAQEQLERALALAEDQPEAQFYLGRVYDDFQQKERAIVEYEKAWQAGYLPASNNLAVLYMEDAEIPRLGVNNQGQVIVEPVDYEAVVRLLQTALEDPSLSQEEPELEYALRKNLGQIRINQERYAEAEVQLQRAIDLQVSNPDMTRRSSAYCLLAELRERLEQPAREAWNFCLQNFNASEPKADEWAYKAGKRLAEEIRKTDPPTSSLSPTPTPTVPAPPLPYPSPAPFRPASLRPAAPVIPATPLAPSPPPLPRGKFSSCNPVGPPGSVGSTSVSPSSTAHSIVFRLFRFLSAIFHHDFEAFWGFCLILGSITLGRFRAGSDRPARYPCG